A part of Candidatus Delongbacteria bacterium genomic DNA contains:
- a CDS encoding cytochrome c3 family protein, whose protein sequence is MKFLDRLLRVGLPLTVIAVVLTLITVGWMTEPDRYVMGYAPTQPLPFSHKIHAGTNNIPCEYCHTSARTSRHAGIPSVDACFKCHNVTRLDSPFIQQLTEYRDSGKPLEWKRIHSLPDHVFFDHRPHLAKGIACQECHGAVEEMDTVSQVLKMRMGACLECHRGQREYTTMEPPYPTAPVSCGTCHR, encoded by the coding sequence ATGAAGTTTCTTGACCGGCTCCTGCGGGTCGGGCTGCCGCTGACAGTGATTGCCGTGGTTCTGACTCTCATCACGGTAGGCTGGATGACGGAACCCGACCGTTACGTGATGGGCTATGCCCCGACCCAGCCACTGCCCTTTTCTCACAAGATCCACGCAGGCACCAACAATATTCCCTGCGAATATTGTCATACGTCCGCCCGGACTTCGCGCCATGCGGGCATTCCTTCCGTGGATGCCTGTTTCAAGTGCCACAACGTCACGCGCCTGGACAGCCCCTTCATCCAGCAGCTGACCGAGTACCGCGATTCGGGCAAGCCGCTGGAGTGGAAACGCATTCACAGTCTGCCCGATCATGTGTTCTTCGACCATCGCCCGCATCTGGCCAAGGGGATCGCCTGCCAGGAGTGCCACGGGGCCGTGGAAGAAATGGACACCGTCAGCCAGGTCCTCAAGATGCGCATGGGCGCCTGTCTCGAGTGCCATCGCGGGCAACGTGAGTACACGACCATGGAACCGCCCTATCCGACGGCGCCGGTCAGCTGCGGCACCTGTCACCGTTAA
- a CDS encoding SCO family protein: MTCFRTIRQALTWTRLWLLLCLPLMAWSQNSIGDPADEIAFVEHLGGHVPGSVEFIDENGQPVRLDSLIHKPTILMMVYYTCPGICTPLLNEVAAVIGRTSLIPGDDYMLLAVSFDPTDTPELARQKQANYISSVDRQNFRPEHWRFLTGSQEAITALSDSVGFRYKETGGEFIHAGGLIVLAPDGKIVRYLYGTDFLPFDFRMALVEARSGKIMPSISRVLAYCFSYDPESRTYVFALFKVFGIVMLFFIAGLAIFLVYAGRNRTRKAQRD; this comes from the coding sequence TTGACTTGTTTCCGGACGATCCGTCAGGCACTGACCTGGACCCGGCTGTGGCTCCTGCTGTGTCTGCCGCTGATGGCCTGGTCACAGAATTCCATCGGTGATCCTGCTGATGAGATCGCCTTCGTCGAGCACCTCGGTGGCCATGTCCCCGGGAGTGTCGAGTTCATTGATGAGAATGGTCAGCCGGTCCGACTGGACAGCCTGATTCACAAGCCCACCATCCTGATGATGGTGTACTACACCTGCCCGGGAATCTGCACACCCTTGCTCAACGAGGTGGCGGCGGTCATCGGGCGAACCTCTCTGATTCCGGGCGATGACTACATGCTGCTGGCCGTCAGTTTTGATCCGACGGATACTCCCGAGCTGGCCAGGCAGAAACAGGCCAACTACATCAGCAGTGTCGATCGGCAGAATTTCCGGCCCGAACACTGGCGCTTCCTGACCGGCAGCCAGGAAGCGATCACCGCCCTGAGCGACAGCGTGGGCTTTCGCTACAAGGAAACGGGTGGTGAGTTCATTCATGCGGGAGGCCTGATCGTTCTGGCCCCCGATGGCAAGATTGTCCGATACCTGTACGGCACGGATTTCCTGCCCTTCGATTTCAGAATGGCCCTCGTGGAGGCTCGCAGCGGCAAGATCATGCCCTCGATCTCCCGGGTTCTGGCCTACTGCTTCAGCTACGATCCCGAAAGCCGGACCTACGTGTTCGCGCTGTTCAAGGTTTTTGGAATCGTGATGCTGTTCTTCATTGCCGGACTGGCCATCTTCCTGGTCTACGCCGGCAGAAATCGCACTCGAAAAGCACAGCGGGACTGA
- the glnA gene encoding type I glutamate--ammonia ligase, whose protein sequence is MAHDKATIDAIRKTVAEQKIEFVNLQFTDIHGMLKSVGLPIAMFWDVVDHGMWFDGSSIQGFTRIAESDMLLHPDLATFARIPWDVEIPTARCICDVCLPNGEPFEGDPRGVLKRQLERAKAMGYEYITAPELEFFLFKPNADGSLRPLRPHDNARYFDMSTDMAHDVRRRMVHALQAFGITVEALHHEVAIGQHEIDFKYGPALQTADNAMTLKTTFKAVAQEHGLFCSFMPKPIAGENGNGMHVHQSLWKDGKNVFGDTSDPHGMSKVAKHFIAGQLEHAKEMSAVIAPLVNSYKRLVPGYEAPVYISWASSNRSALIRIPRISKTRIATASRIELRCPDPSSNPYLCFAAMLASGLDGIERKLEAPRAQEEDLFHLSPSRRSRLVSMPGSLGEAIGEFRRSKLMKQAFGEHLFRQYVEAKTAEWDSYRTSVSEWELEQYLSVY, encoded by the coding sequence ATGGCTCATGACAAGGCCACGATTGATGCGATCCGCAAGACCGTTGCGGAACAGAAGATTGAGTTCGTGAACCTGCAGTTCACGGACATCCACGGCATGCTGAAAAGCGTGGGTCTGCCCATCGCCATGTTCTGGGATGTGGTGGACCATGGCATGTGGTTCGATGGTTCGTCCATCCAGGGATTCACGCGCATCGCCGAAAGCGACATGCTGCTGCACCCGGACCTGGCCACCTTCGCCCGGATTCCCTGGGACGTGGAGATTCCCACGGCCCGCTGCATCTGCGATGTCTGCCTGCCCAATGGCGAACCCTTCGAGGGCGATCCTCGCGGTGTACTCAAGCGTCAGCTCGAGCGGGCAAAGGCCATGGGCTACGAGTACATCACGGCCCCCGAGCTGGAGTTCTTCCTGTTCAAGCCCAATGCCGACGGCAGCCTCCGTCCCCTGCGTCCCCATGACAACGCGCGCTACTTCGACATGAGCACCGACATGGCCCACGATGTGCGTCGCCGCATGGTGCATGCGCTGCAGGCCTTCGGCATCACCGTGGAAGCCCTGCATCACGAAGTGGCCATTGGCCAGCATGAAATCGACTTCAAGTACGGTCCTGCCCTGCAGACCGCCGACAACGCCATGACCCTCAAGACCACCTTCAAGGCAGTGGCCCAGGAGCATGGTCTGTTCTGCAGCTTCATGCCCAAGCCCATCGCGGGCGAGAACGGCAACGGCATGCATGTGCACCAGAGCCTCTGGAAGGACGGCAAGAACGTCTTCGGTGACACGTCGGACCCCCATGGCATGAGCAAGGTGGCCAAGCACTTCATCGCCGGCCAGCTCGAGCACGCCAAGGAAATGTCCGCAGTGATCGCCCCGCTGGTCAACAGCTACAAGCGTCTGGTTCCCGGTTACGAAGCGCCCGTGTACATCAGCTGGGCCAGCAGCAACCGCAGCGCCCTGATCCGCATCCCGCGCATCAGCAAGACCCGCATCGCCACCGCCAGTCGCATCGAGCTGCGTTGTCCCGATCCCAGCTCCAACCCCTATCTGTGCTTCGCCGCCATGCTGGCCTCGGGCCTCGACGGTATCGAGCGCAAACTGGAAGCCCCGCGCGCCCAGGAGGAGGATCTGTTCCACCTGAGCCCCAGCCGCCGCAGTCGCCTGGTTTCCATGCCGGGCAGCCTGGGCGAGGCGATCGGCGAGTTCCGCCGCAGCAAGCTGATGAAGCAGGCCTTCGGCGAGCACCTTTTCCGCCAGTACGTGGAAGCCAAGACCGCCGAATGGGACAGCTACCGCACAAGCGTCAGCGAGTGGGAACTGGAACAGTATCTCTCGGTCTACTAG
- a CDS encoding DUF3341 domain-containing protein → MSKTQGAQAVIALFNSAQELVDAIPKVRATWHGKLEAYTPYPVHGIEKLLGIKTSWVGWIVLGMGLTGLCFGFGLQTWIFNFAYPLEFGGKPHFGWPAFIPVTFETTVLFSAFGAVFGMLLVANRFPHLSHPFLKTEAMKGITRDRFALVCEAPRGGSVDEAEARAVLEAAGGQDLEVVYETDEIGSGELLPIKGVLLVLLICVGAGFGMREVIRWFPVLPPMVNLDNTFRQNAQGQNAVFKDGFGMRTPVVGTVARGFLPDLITDNETAGLYKVNPVRSTMESMTRGKALYENYCLVCHGPVADGKGLIGPNYGGLPANLHSQRVREIGDGYIWSVITHGRNTMGAYGKDIADTDRWHIVNYVRALQRAQDAPDEDLILAKYPPAPVVPMKLELRTNQPAETETTPAQETHP, encoded by the coding sequence ATGTCTAAGACGCAGGGCGCCCAGGCGGTGATCGCCCTCTTCAACAGTGCCCAGGAACTGGTGGACGCGATTCCCAAGGTGCGGGCCACCTGGCACGGCAAGCTGGAAGCCTACACGCCCTATCCTGTGCACGGCATCGAGAAGCTGCTGGGCATCAAGACCTCGTGGGTGGGCTGGATCGTGCTGGGCATGGGTCTGACCGGCCTGTGTTTCGGATTCGGCCTGCAGACCTGGATCTTCAACTTTGCCTATCCGCTGGAGTTCGGTGGCAAGCCGCATTTCGGCTGGCCGGCCTTCATTCCGGTGACCTTTGAAACCACCGTGCTCTTTTCCGCATTCGGTGCGGTCTTCGGCATGTTGCTGGTGGCCAACCGCTTCCCGCATCTCTCGCATCCCTTCCTCAAGACCGAGGCGATGAAGGGCATCACGCGTGACCGTTTCGCCCTGGTCTGCGAAGCCCCGCGCGGCGGCAGTGTGGATGAAGCCGAAGCACGTGCCGTGCTGGAAGCGGCCGGTGGGCAGGATCTGGAAGTGGTCTATGAAACCGACGAAATCGGTTCCGGAGAACTGCTGCCCATCAAGGGAGTGCTGCTGGTCCTGCTGATCTGCGTGGGAGCCGGCTTCGGCATGCGTGAAGTGATTCGCTGGTTCCCGGTGCTGCCTCCGATGGTGAATCTGGACAACACCTTCCGCCAGAATGCGCAAGGCCAGAACGCCGTGTTCAAGGATGGCTTCGGCATGCGGACGCCCGTGGTTGGCACCGTGGCTCGCGGATTCCTGCCGGACCTGATCACCGACAACGAAACCGCCGGGCTCTACAAGGTGAATCCCGTGCGCTCCACCATGGAATCCATGACCCGCGGCAAGGCGCTCTACGAGAATTACTGCCTGGTGTGCCACGGTCCAGTGGCCGATGGCAAGGGCCTGATCGGGCCGAACTACGGTGGACTGCCGGCCAACCTGCACTCCCAGCGTGTGCGCGAGATCGGTGATGGCTACATCTGGTCCGTGATCACCCACGGTCGCAACACCATGGGTGCCTACGGCAAGGACATTGCGGACACCGATCGCTGGCACATCGTGAACTACGTGCGCGCCCTCCAGCGTGCCCAGGACGCCCCGGACGAGGACCTGATTCTGGCCAAGTATCCGCCAGCGCCCGTCGTTCCCATGAAACTCGAGCTGCGGACCAATCAACCGGCTGAGACCGAGACCACGCCGGCCCAGGAGACCCACCCATGA
- a CDS encoding 4Fe-4S dicluster domain-containing protein, whose product MSEQHTDSRGQWLSIEEYHAASTGRRTPEFSPAAEEPMSAEQLPAGLSRRRFMTLLGASAALAATGCSRQIDRGKIVAYTQRPEEVTPGVANYYASACGEGSQVYSVLVKTREGRPIHIEGNDEHPDFAGRTSLRTISEILNLYDPDRLRTPRLDGKDVDPAAAASALQAAMGGKVLLLTGAGDSPTRQALVKALAERVPGLEHRTWEALDNSTNVPGSMELYGQSARIVYEIDKADALLTLDADILGTAGNATVQSRQRALNRRVNQRTDTMSRHWAVDSAMTLTGSKADHRLGLRANAMGGLALALVSGLRSHGRSLPAGVDGSALSGHSLEEFASAHHLDPALLDALLRDLNEAGRKSLVIAGQSLSAECHAAVALLNAMLDNRGTTWMLQAADPALPMDAAGMKATIAEMSAGSWNTVILCGVNPLYDTPASWGFAAGLQAVKNRVFIGLREDESAAACQLVLPMSHWLEGWGDWRSRAGIYCLQQPVIAPLWDTMQWEEHLLQAAGLAPDYHAFLMDHWRQAFLPAGTLVDFNAFWNAVLHDGIHRRSEASDLGNALRAPAVSEALAALAGEGKAAHGEGLELVLLPGHTLYDGRTANIGWLQECPDPVTKETWGNSLQLSWTDAEAMGMETGALVRVSVGGVEHDFPLIVTPGQTPGVAVLTHGGGRSAGSVASGVGVNTFAYTDFAGQQVTVTQIEASKGQYGEKRSLVTQRHFNLEGRDHVRHWTMEQFANHSEPHVHKDPYIGRTFYPIREYPNHKWGMVVDLSACTGCTACVMACQSENNIPVVGPERVAKGREMHWIRIDRYYEGNPAAPTVLHQPMMCQHCDNAPCENVCPVAATSHSEEGLNTMTYNRCVGTRYCGNNCPYKVRRFNFFAYTDKRSPLDLAANPEVTVRDRGIMEKCTFCIQRINNARNIAKSENRPVRDGEIRTACQNACPTDAIIFGDLKDPSSRLSRALKTDRGYKVLEELGVGSAVTYLAEVRNPALSTESGDAHEQH is encoded by the coding sequence ATGTCTGAACAGCACACCGATTCCCGGGGCCAGTGGCTCTCGATCGAAGAGTATCACGCCGCCAGCACGGGTCGCCGTACCCCGGAGTTCAGCCCCGCGGCCGAAGAGCCCATGAGTGCCGAGCAGCTGCCGGCGGGCCTTTCCCGGCGACGGTTCATGACCTTGCTGGGCGCCAGCGCGGCGCTTGCTGCCACCGGTTGCAGCCGTCAGATCGACCGCGGCAAGATCGTGGCCTACACCCAGCGCCCCGAAGAAGTCACGCCCGGCGTGGCGAATTATTACGCCAGTGCCTGCGGCGAAGGCTCCCAGGTCTACAGCGTGCTGGTCAAGACGCGTGAAGGTCGTCCCATTCATATCGAAGGGAACGACGAGCACCCGGACTTCGCGGGCCGCACATCCCTGCGCACCATTTCCGAAATCCTGAATCTCTACGATCCCGATCGCCTGCGGACACCGCGCCTCGACGGCAAGGACGTGGACCCGGCCGCCGCAGCCTCCGCACTTCAGGCGGCCATGGGCGGGAAGGTGCTGCTGCTGACGGGTGCCGGTGATTCACCAACGCGTCAGGCTCTGGTCAAGGCGCTGGCTGAGCGGGTTCCCGGTCTGGAGCACAGAACCTGGGAAGCGCTGGACAACAGCACGAATGTCCCCGGCAGCATGGAGCTCTACGGCCAGTCTGCCAGAATCGTATACGAGATCGACAAGGCCGATGCCCTGCTTACCCTCGATGCGGACATTCTGGGCACCGCCGGCAATGCCACCGTCCAGTCGCGCCAGCGTGCGCTGAATCGACGTGTGAACCAGCGTACCGACACCATGAGCCGGCACTGGGCCGTGGATTCCGCAATGACCCTCACGGGCAGCAAGGCCGATCATCGTCTGGGCCTGCGCGCCAACGCGATGGGTGGTCTGGCCCTGGCGCTGGTCTCCGGTCTGCGGTCTCACGGGCGTTCACTGCCCGCCGGGGTCGATGGTTCCGCTCTCAGCGGCCATTCCCTTGAAGAGTTCGCCAGTGCGCACCACCTGGATCCCGCGCTGCTGGACGCACTGCTGCGCGATCTGAACGAAGCGGGCCGCAAGAGTCTGGTGATCGCGGGTCAGTCGCTGTCTGCGGAGTGTCACGCGGCCGTGGCGCTGCTGAACGCCATGCTGGACAACCGGGGCACTACCTGGATGCTGCAGGCCGCGGATCCCGCCCTTCCCATGGATGCCGCGGGCATGAAGGCCACCATCGCCGAAATGAGCGCCGGTTCGTGGAACACGGTGATCCTTTGCGGGGTGAATCCCCTGTACGACACCCCCGCCAGCTGGGGCTTCGCCGCCGGATTGCAGGCCGTCAAGAACCGTGTGTTCATCGGCCTGCGTGAAGACGAGAGCGCGGCCGCCTGCCAGCTGGTACTGCCCATGTCCCACTGGCTGGAAGGCTGGGGCGACTGGCGCAGCCGTGCGGGCATCTACTGCCTGCAGCAGCCCGTGATCGCGCCCCTTTGGGACACCATGCAGTGGGAAGAGCATCTTCTTCAGGCGGCGGGGCTGGCTCCCGACTACCATGCCTTCCTGATGGATCACTGGCGCCAGGCGTTTCTGCCTGCTGGCACGCTGGTGGATTTCAATGCCTTCTGGAATGCCGTGCTGCACGACGGCATCCACAGGCGCAGCGAAGCATCCGATCTGGGCAATGCCCTGCGTGCACCCGCCGTGAGCGAGGCACTGGCCGCGCTTGCCGGAGAAGGCAAGGCTGCACACGGGGAAGGCCTCGAGCTGGTGCTGCTTCCCGGGCACACTCTCTACGATGGGCGCACGGCCAACATCGGCTGGCTTCAGGAATGCCCCGATCCGGTCACCAAGGAAACCTGGGGCAATTCCCTGCAGCTGTCCTGGACCGATGCGGAAGCCATGGGCATGGAAACCGGTGCCCTGGTGCGCGTCAGCGTCGGTGGAGTGGAACACGACTTCCCGCTGATCGTGACACCCGGCCAGACACCGGGTGTGGCCGTGCTGACCCACGGCGGCGGTCGCAGCGCGGGCAGTGTCGCCAGTGGTGTGGGTGTGAACACCTTCGCCTACACCGACTTCGCCGGCCAGCAGGTCACGGTGACCCAGATCGAAGCGTCCAAGGGCCAGTATGGCGAGAAGCGCTCGCTGGTGACCCAGCGCCACTTCAATCTGGAAGGCCGCGATCATGTGCGGCACTGGACCATGGAGCAGTTCGCCAATCACAGCGAACCCCACGTCCACAAAGACCCTTACATCGGCCGCACCTTCTACCCGATTCGCGAGTACCCCAACCACAAGTGGGGCATGGTGGTCGACCTGTCGGCATGCACCGGTTGCACGGCCTGCGTGATGGCCTGCCAGAGTGAGAACAACATTCCGGTGGTGGGTCCCGAGCGGGTGGCCAAGGGCCGCGAGATGCACTGGATCCGCATCGACCGCTACTACGAAGGCAATCCCGCGGCACCCACCGTGCTGCATCAGCCGATGATGTGCCAGCATTGCGACAACGCCCCCTGTGAGAACGTCTGCCCGGTGGCGGCCACGTCCCACAGCGAGGAAGGTCTGAACACCATGACCTACAATCGCTGCGTGGGCACCCGCTACTGCGGAAACAACTGCCCTTACAAGGTGCGTCGCTTCAACTTCTTCGCCTACACCGACAAGCGCAGCCCGCTGGATCTGGCGGCCAATCCGGAAGTGACCGTGCGTGATCGCGGCATCATGGAGAAGTGCACCTTCTGCATTCAGCGCATCAACAACGCGCGCAACATCGCCAAGTCGGAGAATCGCCCGGTACGAGACGGCGAGATCCGCACCGCCTGCCAGAACGCCTGTCCCACGGACGCCATCATCTTCGGCGACCTGAAGGATCCTTCCAGTCGCCTGTCCCGCGCCCTGAAGACCGATCGCGGTTACAAGGTGCTGGAGGAACTGGGTGTCGGCTCCGCCGTGACCTATCTGGCCGAAGTGCGCAACCCGGCCCTGTCCACCGAATCCGGAGACGCCCATGAGCAGCACTGA
- the nrfD gene encoding polysulfide reductase NrfD translates to MSSTDSSLLDALKTPAITVGEVSIGQVDDSVLSATERKPPFKWYVAIAFTLSILMMGMSCIGWSIYKGTGVWGNNDPVFWGWPIVNFVFWVGIGHAGTLISAILFLFRQKWRNAIARFAEAMTIFAVMCAAIFPVIHTGRPWLAAFWLFPYPNTRGMWVNFNSPLIWDVFAVSTYFTVSLLFWYVGLIPDFASVRDRAKGTIRRMIYGVLSLGWRGSATHWNHYEKAYMILAGLATPLVLSVHSIVSFDFAVSLLPGWHTTIFPPYFVAGAIFSGFAMVVTVLVFVRNIMNLEHLITVNHLETMNKVILATGSMVGYAYATEFFMAWYAGHPYEFFVFLNRATGPYAWAYWIMVSCNVIAPQFFWFKALRRSVPFMLVISIFVNIGMWFERFVIVATSLHHDFMPSAWDYFRPTIIDVGIFVGSFGLFFTMVLLFTRGLPVIATAEVKAVLPGTQPHHGHGGDHHV, encoded by the coding sequence ATGAGCAGCACTGATTCCAGCCTGCTGGACGCACTGAAAACCCCGGCGATCACGGTCGGTGAGGTCAGCATCGGCCAGGTGGACGACAGCGTGCTCAGCGCGACCGAGCGCAAGCCGCCGTTCAAGTGGTATGTGGCCATCGCCTTCACCCTCAGCATTCTGATGATGGGCATGTCCTGCATCGGCTGGTCCATCTACAAGGGCACGGGTGTCTGGGGCAACAACGATCCCGTGTTCTGGGGCTGGCCCATCGTCAACTTCGTGTTCTGGGTGGGCATCGGGCACGCCGGAACGTTGATCTCGGCCATCCTGTTCCTGTTCAGGCAGAAGTGGCGCAACGCCATCGCCCGTTTCGCCGAGGCGATGACGATCTTCGCGGTGATGTGCGCCGCCATCTTCCCGGTGATCCATACTGGTCGTCCCTGGCTGGCGGCTTTCTGGCTGTTCCCCTATCCCAACACGCGTGGCATGTGGGTCAACTTCAACAGCCCGCTGATCTGGGACGTGTTCGCGGTGTCGACCTACTTCACCGTGTCGCTGCTGTTCTGGTACGTGGGCCTGATTCCCGACTTCGCCAGTGTGCGTGATCGTGCCAAGGGCACCATTCGCCGGATGATCTACGGTGTGCTGTCTCTGGGATGGCGCGGCAGTGCCACTCACTGGAATCACTACGAAAAGGCCTACATGATCCTGGCCGGTCTGGCCACGCCGCTGGTGCTGTCGGTGCACTCGATCGTGTCCTTTGACTTCGCCGTGTCGCTGCTGCCCGGCTGGCACACCACGATCTTTCCGCCCTACTTCGTGGCGGGCGCCATCTTCAGCGGGTTCGCGATGGTGGTCACGGTGCTGGTGTTCGTGCGCAACATCATGAACCTGGAACACCTGATCACGGTCAACCACCTGGAGACCATGAACAAGGTGATTCTGGCCACGGGCTCGATGGTCGGTTATGCCTACGCCACCGAGTTCTTCATGGCCTGGTATGCGGGGCATCCCTACGAATTCTTCGTGTTCCTCAACCGCGCCACCGGACCCTACGCCTGGGCCTACTGGATCATGGTCTCGTGCAATGTGATCGCGCCCCAGTTCTTCTGGTTCAAGGCCCTGCGTCGCAGTGTGCCCTTCATGCTGGTGATCTCGATCTTCGTCAACATCGGCATGTGGTTCGAGCGTTTCGTGATCGTGGCCACGTCGCTGCATCACGACTTCATGCCCAGCGCCTGGGACTATTTCCGTCCCACCATCATTGACGTCGGCATCTTCGTGGGCAGTTTCGGACTGTTCTTCACCATGGTGCTGCTCTTCACTCGTGGCCTGCCGGTAATCGCCACGGCCGAAGTGAAAGCGGTGCTGCCCGGTACCCAGCCTCACCACGGACACGGAGGAGACCACCATGTCTAA
- a CDS encoding c-type cytochrome produces the protein MKRFASDKGSVLSGLFWGVVFISICGAIFTFVVLPGVMSHKQGKTSEDFGLVVGPDHHAEKMGKYHKPDLAEIEPVQGVKKPGLDLAAAVAGSAEMLARGQEVFNAQCVACHGAEGKGDAPAGIALGARNFTHSDGWKNGNTLTDIVGTLSAGLPPKMPTFEHLPAADRFALAHWVIKLSGFTHARPTAAQISALDERFGFSKDQIEPNLVPVSVAMQQIDRDNRDLPPLATNRITSTDGMKLVARVVNSMDRAGETMRGFTGWQNDRKLLVQVLSAGVPGNGFNPTLLSLTGDEWAVLQKTLSETSR, from the coding sequence ATGAAGCGTTTTGCGTCAGACAAAGGCTCGGTGCTCAGCGGACTGTTCTGGGGGGTGGTTTTCATCTCCATCTGCGGAGCCATTTTCACCTTCGTGGTGCTTCCCGGGGTGATGTCCCACAAACAGGGCAAGACCAGCGAGGACTTCGGACTGGTTGTCGGCCCCGATCATCACGCCGAGAAGATGGGCAAGTATCACAAGCCCGATCTGGCCGAGATCGAACCCGTGCAGGGTGTGAAGAAGCCGGGTCTGGATCTGGCTGCCGCCGTGGCGGGAAGCGCCGAGATGCTGGCCCGGGGGCAGGAAGTCTTCAATGCCCAGTGTGTGGCCTGCCACGGTGCCGAAGGCAAGGGCGACGCGCCCGCCGGCATTGCCCTGGGTGCAAGGAATTTCACCCACAGCGATGGCTGGAAGAACGGCAACACGCTCACCGACATCGTGGGCACTCTGTCTGCCGGTCTGCCGCCCAAGATGCCCACCTTCGAGCATCTTCCCGCGGCCGACCGTTTCGCGCTGGCGCACTGGGTGATCAAACTCTCCGGTTTCACCCACGCACGCCCCACGGCCGCCCAGATTTCGGCGCTCGACGAGCGTTTCGGCTTCAGCAAGGACCAGATCGAGCCCAATCTTGTGCCGGTCAGCGTGGCCATGCAGCAGATCGATCGCGACAACCGTGATCTGCCACCCCTGGCGACCAATCGCATCACCTCCACGGATGGCATGAAGCTTGTCGCACGCGTGGTCAACAGCATGGATCGCGCGGGGGAGACCATGCGCGGATTCACGGGTTGGCAGAACGACCGCAAGCTGCTGGTCCAGGTCCTGAGTGCGGGAGTGCCCGGCAACGGCTTCAATCCCACCCTGCTGTCCCTCACGGGTGACGAGTGGGCCGTGTTGCAGAAAACGTTGAGCGAGACATCCCGTTGA